One genomic segment of Candidatus Poribacteria bacterium includes these proteins:
- a CDS encoding ribonuclease HII, protein MEMNVFELACRRGGYKRIAGIDEAGRGALAGPVIAAAVILPIRCDIKGLKDSKQLSPKQRARLFDEIHDVAVSVGVGAADHQIIDRLNILQATLLAMQEAVEKLTPQPDYLLVDGLNLPAIGIVGEAIPKGDSRSYSIAAASIIAKTTRDRLMVEADRTYPNYGFPKHKGYPTSQHRQAIAQFGVSEIHRRTFKLLPDD, encoded by the coding sequence ATGGAGATGAATGTTTTTGAGCTTGCTTGCCGACGAGGCGGATACAAACGGATTGCAGGCATTGACGAGGCGGGCAGAGGTGCTCTGGCAGGTCCCGTCATTGCCGCTGCAGTCATCTTACCGATTCGTTGCGACATTAAAGGCTTGAAAGATTCAAAGCAGCTGTCTCCGAAACAACGTGCCCGCCTATTTGACGAAATCCACGACGTTGCTGTGTCCGTAGGTGTCGGTGCCGCAGATCATCAAATTATTGATCGTTTAAATATCCTGCAAGCGACGCTGTTAGCGATGCAGGAAGCGGTTGAAAAACTAACTCCACAACCCGATTACCTGCTCGTTGATGGCTTGAATTTACCCGCAATAGGTATTGTGGGAGAGGCAATTCCGAAAGGTGATAGCCGAAGTTATTCTATCGCGGCAGCCTCTATTATCGCCAAAACCACCCGCGACCGGCTTATGGTTGAAGCTGATCGTACCTATCCAAACTACGGATTTCCTAAACACAAAGGCTATCCCACCTCACAACATCGACAAGCAATTGCCCAATTTGGTGTGTCCGAAATTCATCGTCGCACCTTCAAACTCCTCCCGGATGATTAA
- the rplS gene encoding 50S ribosomal protein L19 has protein sequence MNLIESVENQYMKSDIPEFGPGDVVKVNTRIREGQKERIQAYEGTVIRRHHGGLKETFTVRRVAFGAGSERTFPLHSPNIESIEVVRYGAVRRAKLYYLRERTGRSARVRERRR, from the coding sequence ATGAACTTAATTGAATCTGTTGAAAATCAATATATGAAGAGCGACATTCCTGAGTTTGGACCTGGAGATGTCGTCAAGGTGAATACCCGTATCCGCGAAGGGCAAAAGGAAAGAATTCAGGCTTACGAAGGAACCGTGATTCGTCGCCACCATGGTGGATTGAAAGAAACGTTTACAGTTCGACGTGTTGCGTTCGGTGCTGGAAGTGAGAGGACATTCCCACTCCATTCGCCCAATATTGAGAGCATTGAGGTTGTGCGATACGGTGCTGTCCGACGCGCGAAATTGTATTACTTGCGTGAACGCACTGGAAGATCCGCACGCGTTAGGGAACGTAGAAGATAA
- a CDS encoding KH domain-containing protein, producing the protein MFKELIEYIVKSLVDHPDQVVVREVTGETVVIIELTVTEEDLGKIIGRYGRTLKAIRSVLYTAGLQANKKVILELIEHPRSEDV; encoded by the coding sequence ATGTTCAAAGAATTGATTGAATACATCGTAAAATCTCTCGTTGATCATCCCGACCAGGTAGTGGTTCGAGAAGTAACTGGCGAAACGGTCGTTATTATTGAGTTGACTGTCACGGAGGAGGATCTGGGGAAGATCATCGGTAGATATGGGCGGACGCTTAAAGCGATAAGAAGCGTCCTCTATACTGCGGGCTTGCAAGCAAATAAAAAGGTTATTCTTGAACTGATTGAACACCCCAGGTCAGAAGATGTGTAG
- the trmD gene encoding tRNA (guanosine(37)-N1)-methyltransferase TrmD has translation MKIDVLALFPEIIAPALETGILKRVQDTDKLTVNLHNLRDWATDKHKSVDDYPYGGGAGMILKPEPIFAAIAALNPEVNAHVIYLTPQGVPLTQGLAESLSLETHLILLCGRYKGVDERVRDQLVKTEISIGDYVLSGGEIAALVLIDAIGRVLPGALGDYESAHVDSFSHELLDHPHYTRPAEFAGMGVPEVLLSGHHENIDKWRYAEALKRTAKHRPDLLRNMELSEEDIEILKTAGLVE, from the coding sequence ATGAAAATTGATGTTCTTGCCCTGTTTCCGGAGATAATCGCACCGGCGTTAGAGACGGGCATCCTCAAGCGCGTTCAGGACACTGATAAACTCACCGTCAATCTCCATAACCTACGAGATTGGGCAACCGACAAACATAAGTCCGTTGATGATTATCCTTATGGCGGTGGGGCAGGGATGATTCTGAAACCGGAGCCTATTTTCGCAGCGATTGCGGCGTTGAACCCGGAGGTAAATGCGCACGTTATCTACCTGACCCCGCAGGGTGTCCCTTTGACGCAGGGATTGGCGGAATCGCTCTCCTTGGAAACGCATCTCATTCTTTTGTGTGGGCGTTACAAAGGCGTTGATGAACGAGTACGTGACCAATTGGTAAAAACTGAAATCTCTATCGGAGACTATGTGTTGAGCGGTGGAGAGATCGCTGCACTCGTTTTAATCGATGCGATCGGTCGTGTACTTCCTGGTGCCCTCGGCGATTACGAATCCGCACACGTTGATTCGTTCAGTCATGAATTGTTGGATCATCCACACTATACTCGACCCGCTGAATTCGCTGGAATGGGTGTCCCTGAAGTGCTTCTGAGTGGGCATCATGAGAATATAGATAAGTGGCGGTATGCAGAGGCACTCAAACGTACCGCAAAGCACCGTCCAGATCTACTGCGGAACATGGAACTGAGCGAGGAAGATATCGAGATTCTCAAAACGGCAGGGTTGGTGGAGTAG
- a CDS encoding RNA polymerase sigma factor yields the protein MVENDVQLIHRILDGDDEAFSILVRKYQKSVHALAWRKIGDFHFAEEIAQDTFLQVHKNLATLRNRNQFAGWLYVIANRLCIKWMQKNEPTMQSLEDTFVDEVEKASYDRYVSEQRETEATENRHAIVRKLLQKLPESERTVVTLYYLGEMTAKEIGKFLGVSVNTIKSRLRRARERLKNDEPMIREMLGGVQLSTNFTENIMEQVADTKPTPPPSGKHILPWAAFGTATLLVVLLLGVSSQYIVPFQKPYSFDAQSEPTIEIVETPIVLDIVSKPDVRNRIGRAAPGRNNSTGLQVSETTLASDPWGDSNKFSASQWRQMNGLQGGADINLFATSRGDLYAVASTGIYRLAADGTAWTLINRSVPTWSYVPIAEHRGILYLVSYKLFTSTDDGETWSTRGSFLPKGYAAGLAITDEAQAQTAMYLAFLDGRVFRSTDAGEQWIPLNDGLAGKRIYAMTAVGNTVFAGTNRGLYRLNSDVWEQLPVDPSEAIYSLEVFENNLYVRTGPDLFSTTKTVKEIMRDNNASSNRIFHSTDLGASWTDITPKDGSTFVRTPTGVRQLAQSVNEFRSEDGEQSRENFGFDPHSFASVRSPIWAVDESTFYRSGIFGIHRTTDGGNSWHPFVSGMVGITTRDMIVFNNQFYVHTSEGIYRSLDQGASWRGVWEGLLASKIVVADNVLYMIVDEGDNLRVFRLSTDGDKFIPVQGIPDFGGETLVLEFWTEAQLEELKHADLAAGRQVIDNVPATLYLLDVYGGVGGFAISGDTFYVEYLRRLFKWKPGDSEWTNTGLVDTGKQPDSELDKEFKLAISDETVYVGKRDGRLFQSFDDGDSWRDITSSLPLRFDHFKEIVFAGSTVYVATDKGVLASQAGTHWRVITDRVGAHIIIDKFTVNGTKVYGAGDTGVYRLDERSKWHRISPSVSDKTTALVAINNSSTQEPWEFNPSDTGRVVSLVVSNDKLHVATYQLGLFQISLEEE from the coding sequence ATGGTAGAAAACGATGTTCAACTGATTCATAGGATTTTGGATGGCGACGACGAGGCGTTCAGCATCTTAGTCCGAAAATACCAAAAGAGTGTTCATGCCCTCGCGTGGCGGAAGATAGGGGATTTTCATTTCGCTGAAGAGATCGCCCAAGACACCTTCCTCCAGGTACACAAGAACCTCGCCACACTAAGGAATCGTAATCAGTTTGCCGGATGGCTTTATGTCATTGCCAATCGGCTCTGTATTAAGTGGATGCAGAAAAACGAACCTACGATGCAATCACTGGAGGATACATTTGTGGATGAAGTAGAGAAAGCCTCTTATGACCGTTACGTTTCAGAACAACGTGAGACGGAAGCGACCGAAAATCGTCATGCAATCGTTAGGAAACTGCTGCAAAAACTTCCAGAGAGTGAGCGCACAGTGGTGACACTCTACTATCTCGGCGAGATGACAGCGAAGGAGATTGGTAAGTTCTTAGGTGTTTCAGTGAATACAATTAAGAGTCGGCTGCGACGGGCGCGAGAACGTTTAAAGAATGATGAACCGATGATCCGAGAAATGCTTGGAGGTGTCCAACTCTCTACCAACTTCACCGAGAATATCATGGAACAAGTCGCTGATACGAAGCCGACACCGCCTCCATCTGGGAAACATATACTCCCGTGGGCGGCTTTTGGGACAGCTACTTTATTGGTTGTATTGCTGCTCGGTGTAAGCAGTCAGTACATTGTCCCTTTTCAGAAACCGTATAGTTTCGATGCACAATCTGAACCTACAATTGAAATCGTTGAGACACCTATCGTGCTTGATATCGTGTCAAAACCGGATGTGCGAAATCGGATTGGACGTGCTGCTCCCGGTAGAAACAATAGCACTGGCTTACAAGTTTCTGAGACGACTTTAGCCTCTGATCCATGGGGAGATTCCAACAAGTTTTCTGCTTCGCAGTGGAGGCAAATGAATGGACTCCAAGGGGGTGCCGACATCAATCTCTTTGCTACATCCAGAGGAGATCTCTATGCTGTGGCATCAACAGGTATTTACAGATTGGCGGCGGATGGAACTGCGTGGACGCTTATCAACAGAAGTGTCCCAACATGGTCATACGTGCCTATTGCGGAGCATAGGGGAATCCTCTATCTTGTTTCTTATAAACTATTTACTTCAACTGATGATGGAGAGACATGGAGTACACGTGGTAGTTTCTTACCAAAGGGCTATGCTGCCGGACTCGCCATCACGGATGAAGCACAAGCGCAGACTGCGATGTATCTCGCATTTCTGGATGGACGTGTTTTCCGATCTACGGATGCTGGTGAGCAGTGGATACCCTTGAACGATGGATTAGCAGGCAAAAGAATTTATGCGATGACAGCGGTTGGAAACACTGTATTTGCTGGCACAAACAGGGGACTCTACCGTCTCAATTCAGATGTTTGGGAGCAGCTGCCTGTGGATCCATCCGAAGCTATCTATTCCTTAGAGGTCTTTGAAAACAACCTCTATGTTAGAACGGGACCCGACCTTTTTTCAACGACAAAGACCGTAAAGGAAATAATGCGCGACAACAATGCGAGTTCAAACAGGATTTTCCATTCAACCGACTTGGGAGCGTCGTGGACTGACATAACGCCTAAAGATGGATCTACGTTTGTACGGACACCAACCGGTGTAAGACAGTTAGCGCAAAGTGTTAATGAATTCCGTTCAGAGGATGGAGAACAATCTCGAGAAAATTTTGGATTTGACCCGCATTCATTTGCGTCGGTTCGTTCTCCAATTTGGGCGGTGGATGAAAGCACGTTTTACAGATCAGGGATATTCGGTATTCATCGCACAACCGATGGTGGGAACTCATGGCATCCATTTGTGAGTGGGATGGTGGGCATCACAACCCGGGATATGATTGTGTTCAACAATCAGTTCTATGTGCATACCAGCGAAGGGATTTATCGATCACTTGACCAAGGGGCATCGTGGAGGGGCGTTTGGGAGGGTTTATTAGCGTCAAAGATAGTTGTTGCTGATAATGTTCTCTATATGATTGTAGATGAAGGAGACAACTTACGTGTTTTTCGTTTATCTACAGATGGTGACAAGTTTATACCGGTCCAAGGAATACCGGATTTTGGGGGCGAAACACTTGTCCTTGAATTTTGGACGGAGGCACAACTTGAAGAACTGAAACACGCGGACTTAGCGGCGGGCCGTCAGGTAATTGATAATGTGCCGGCTACACTGTACCTTCTTGATGTATATGGCGGAGTTGGTGGGTTTGCCATCAGTGGTGATACGTTCTATGTAGAATACTTACGGCGACTTTTCAAATGGAAACCCGGTGATTCAGAATGGACAAATACTGGACTGGTAGATACGGGTAAACAGCCTGATAGCGAATTGGATAAGGAATTCAAATTAGCGATTTCAGATGAAACCGTCTATGTAGGGAAACGGGATGGTAGACTGTTTCAATCGTTTGATGACGGGGATAGTTGGAGGGACATTACATCGAGTCTTCCACTTCGCTTCGACCATTTTAAGGAGATAGTCTTTGCAGGTTCAACGGTTTACGTGGCAACAGACAAAGGGGTTTTAGCTTCACAAGCCGGTACGCATTGGCGCGTGATAACTGATAGAGTGGGGGCACATATCATCATAGACAAATTCACTGTGAACGGCACTAAAGTTTATGGTGCTGGCGATACGGGAGTTTATCGTTTAGATGAGCGTAGCAAATGGCATCGGATCTCTCCGAGCGTTTCAGATAAGACTACCGCTCTTGTCGCCATCAACAACAGTTCTACACAAGAGCCTTGGGAGTTTAATCCATCCGATACGGGTCGGGTTGTTTCTCTTGTTGTCAGTAACGACAAACTGCACGTTGCTACCTACCAACTCGGGCTCTTTCAAATCTCGCTTGAAGAAGAATAG